In a genomic window of Methanocalculus natronophilus:
- a CDS encoding LSM domain-containing protein has translation MTRRPLDILEQVLNRQPVLISLKGGREIRGILQGYDVHMNLVLDGAEEETENGVEKLGTLIVRGDNVIYISPSVE, from the coding sequence ATGACCAGGCGACCGCTTGATATTTTGGAACAGGTCTTAAACCGGCAACCGGTCTTAATCTCGCTGAAAGGCGGGCGTGAGATCCGGGGGATTCTTCAGGGATACGATGTTCATATGAACCTTGTTCTTGACGGTGCAGAAGAAGAGACAGAGAATGGTGTTGAGAAACTCGGTACACTGATCGTCCGTGGGGACAATGTGATCTATATATCCCCTTCAGTCGAATAA
- a CDS encoding RNA-binding protein, with protein MAEITIRRRHAIRKGQAADITKMLEKALGKDAALFPTASIERAETDADIAIYLIDKKPLLISGKDWAFPTLRGAHIRPFTARRITVDSGAVSFMVNGADVMRPGVVAVTGDIQKNQPALVVDEKHGKPLAVVIALFDADEIRSMEKGKVAKNIHYVGDPIWNLEI; from the coding sequence ATGGCTGAGATCACCATCCGAAGACGGCATGCGATCCGGAAAGGACAGGCAGCAGACATTACAAAGATGCTTGAGAAGGCACTTGGCAAAGACGCAGCGCTCTTCCCAACCGCCTCAATAGAGCGTGCTGAAACTGACGCAGATATTGCAATCTATCTCATCGATAAGAAACCGCTCCTCATATCAGGGAAGGACTGGGCATTTCCGACACTCAGGGGAGCGCATATCCGACCCTTCACTGCCCGCCGGATAACAGTTGATTCCGGAGCGGTATCCTTTATGGTCAATGGTGCAGATGTGATGCGCCCGGGTGTTGTCGCTGTGACAGGTGACATTCAGAAGAACCAGCCTGCCCTTGTTGTCGATGAGAAGCACGGGAAGCCGTTAGCAGTGGTGATTGCACTCTTCGACGCCGATGAAATCCGTTCCATGGAGAAAGGAAAGGTTGCAAAGAACATTCACTAT